The genome window GTGTGTCCCCTAGCCTGGGTATGGGGCTCTGCTGATGGACATGAAGCCCTCTCCTCTGtggagcatctctgctcctcaggccacgaggcagcagctggtggggctgTGGATGGAGTGGGGTTCTTTGCCTTCCCTGGTGCTACCACCAGGTCCTGCCAGTCCccaccacctccttccctgTCCCGTCCTGATCCCTCCTTTTACCTCCAGGTCTGAGCTGAGACCAGGACAAGCCATTgcccctccctgtccccatcaGGGTGGCTGCAGAGTCCTCTCTGTTCCCTCCTGTCCCGTCTTGGCTGCCCTGGGGTTGTTTCAGCCCTGTGGATTATTTTAGCCCCTTTTAAAGACTTCCTGCTTCAGCCACAAGAAGCATCTGGGAGGAGAGGAATGACCTCTCTCTGTCCCTCCTTCCCCGCATCCCTGTGAGCCGGAGGACACTGGGTGGTGCCCCTGACTCTGCTCTCTCCCGGGACACAGCTACATCCCCAGGGACAACAGCCTGCAGTCTGAGACAGTGCACTACAAGCAGGGGGTGTGCCAGCAGTTCTGCGTCCCCTCCCACACCGTGGACCCCTCGGAGTGGAGTGAGGAGGAGGTGAGTCCCACCAGCCCGTGGCATCGACTTGTGGGGCTGGGTATCAATTAGGGATGCAGGATGAAGCCTCCATCATTGCTCCATCTCACCAAGGctcttctgtctctctccagctgggctttgaTCTGGACCGGGAGGTCTACCCCATGGTGGTGCACGCGGTGGTGGATGAAGGAGAGGGTGAGGAGGAGCTTCCTTGCTGGGCTGGGCTTTCCCAGTTGCTGGCACCACGGTGCCAGCCCTTGCACCAACTGGGCAGAGCCTCTGGcttctccttgctgctgtcaTGGCCCCTCGTGTCTCCTAAGCCCTGTGTGTCCCTTTGTGTCTTGCAGAGCACATTGGGCATTGCCACGTGCTGCTGGCCACCTTTGAGAAGGTAAGTGCCCAGCTGGGgctgtcctctcctctcctACCCCCTCACCTTCCAGGTGCAAGAGCCTGGAGAAACCTCATAGGACTTGGGACcatgctgctgggctggggctaTTTTGGAGCTGCTTGTGAAATTCTGGGAATATCCCCCAAATCCTTGATTTTTACAAACCCACTTTTGAGGCATTTAATCTCAACTTCATCTTGCTCACTCCAGCCTTGCAACGTGTGACATCTCACACCTGCCTGGTACCAGGGTGTCAGGAACAAACAGAATTGCTGCAAAATGGGCTGGTTGGGAGTGAGGTGGGAGCAGTGATGGGGGCAGGCAGGTGCTCGAGCAGGGTGGTCCCTGGGGTGCTCAGCACCACTGCCCACCCGTGTGTTCTCCCTCCAGCACAGTGATGGCACCTTCTGCGTGAAGCCCCTCAAGCAGAAGCAAGTGGTGAGTGTCTGGGTGTCCCCAGGGTGGTGGCAGCTGCCACCCTGCACATCcctggctgggggaggggaaggcaggcaggggctTTCTGGGAGCAGCAAGCTGTGGTGTgggcctgtccctgccctgctcctgtctCCCAGGGAGCTTTTCAAGGGCAATTTTGGGTGTATCTGTGCAAAGAGAAACTGCAGACATTGGGGCTAGGAGGGCTGGCCTGAGGAGGGGGCTGCAAGGGGGGGGCATATCCTTTGCTCCTCACCCTTTCCCCACGGGGTTGCAGGTGGATGGTGTGAGTTACCTCCTCCAGGAGATCTATGGCATCGAGAACAAGTACAACACGCAGGACTCCAAGGTAGGCACCTGCATCCTCCAGCCTCCATCCCAGGGGACTTCCCTTGTCCCCTCGCCCTGTCCCCTAGCATGGGTCCAGCCACTAAAACATGCTCAGGGCAAGAGTTTGCAGcatggcacagagctgctggggcagtgcAGGTCTCTGAGGACACTTTGTGTTGGCATtgaagctgctggaggcagaaaGTTGAAGGACTGAGCCTTTTTCCCTCATCCTTTGTAGTCCCCTGGAGGGGTGGTGGCTGGATCTTGATGGCTTAGGAGGGGACCATAGTGCTTGGAGGCATGTCTCCATCACTGACATATGCCTAAAAGCTGGGGTGAAGGATGCCTCCCTGTGTGGGGTGCTTGATGCCTCTggccccagctcccagcctgtgggaggggagggatgaGGTCCCAGGGTTGCATTTCAAGAGCAGGCAGCCCAAGGACAGGGGTGAGACCCCCCCCAGCCAGCTCTTGGGGCTCctagctgttttttttaagaagcccAAGGCCAAGTgactccctctctctctcctgtggGGCAGGTGGCTGAGGACGAGGTGAGTGATAACAGTGCTGAGTGTGTCGTCTGCCTCTCGGACGTCCGGGACACCCTGATCCTGCCCTGCAGACACCTCTGCCTCTGCAACACCTGCGCTGACACCCTGCGCTACCAGGCCAACAACTGCCCCATCTGCAGGCTGCGTAAGGGCTGGGGAGGCTGGCAtctctggggagggggctggcaTCACAGGGGAGAGGGCTGgcatctccagggagggggctggcATCTCCCACCCTCAGGCTTTTGAGTCCCTCCAGCCCCACGCATGCTGATGGTCCTCCTGGGAACCGGGTGGTGTTTGGGTGGTGTGTGtttgcgggggggggggggtgtatCCTTTCAGCACCCGTTTTTTTCACCCTGCCCTTCACCCCTACTGCTGCAGCTTTCCGAGCCTTGCTTCAAATCCGAGCCATGAGGAAAAAGCTGGGTCCCCTCTCACCCACCAGCTTCAACCCCATCATCGCCTCGCAGACCTCCGACTCGGAGGAGCACTCGGTCAGTGCCCGGCTGAGCCTGGGCCACccctggggccaggctggggaggtCTGGGGATGGACTTGCTTCCCAGGCTCAGAGTTTCTTTACTGAACGCAAACCGACCTTGCAAAAACAAACAGGGCTTTTGGTTGGGTGGAAAGGCTGTGGAATTGGGGCTTTACGTTTGTGCGAGGAGTGTGTCCGTTCTCTGGGTTTTAGCTTCTCCCTGGTGCATCCTGATTCCCTGGAGAGCAGGGGCGAGGGGAAGCAGTGAAACGGCCCAGGAGGGGACCCTCaccccttctcccttctctcctcagTCCTCAGAGCACATTCCTCCAGGCTATGAAGTGGTGTCACTGCTGGAGGCCCTCAACGGGCCCCTGACACCCTCACCAGCTGCCCTGCCGCTGCGTGCTTTGGGGGACCCCCCGGGGGTGGGGACCCTGCCCTCCTATGGCAGCGAGGggcccctgccccccctgcgGGCCCTCTCGCCCCTCGAGCGGCTCCCGGACTGCGGCCCCCCGGGGCTCAAGCTGAAGAAGAGCATCTCCAAGTGAGTACCGGGGTGGGCGTGGGAGTctgggggctgtgggcaggggtAAAGCCCCCTGATGTGTCCCTTCTGGGCAGGTCTATCTCGCAGAACTCCTCCATCCTGCCTGAAGAGGAGGATGAGAAGTCATGCATGGAGTCAGAGCTGAGGGTCTCCAGGAGGAGATCCCTTGCCCGGCACGAGGAGGTGAGCGCCTTCCAAAACGTGCTGGTGATGAGCTGAGGCAGTGGGGGGTGGCAGGTTTTTGGGGGGAGGCTTGGGAGCAGAGGGTCTGGCTGGGGTTTGCCCCTCCTGGCTCTTCTTCCATCCATAAGGATGCCTGGGGTAGATGGATCCATCCTTGCCGAGTATCCTCCATCCTGTCCTCCCCACGGGCTCTTCTTCCAGGAATGCGGTGCGACGCCGGAGAGTGAAAACCTCACCCTGTCATCATCAGGAGCCATCGACCAGTCCTCGTGCACCGGGACCCCCCCTCTCCTCCACCATCTCATCCCCAGAAGGTACAGCatggcggggctggcggggacATTGCATGAAGTCCTTGGGGTGTCACCTCTGCTTCATCACCCACAGACCTGAAgatggggacatggggacaaTGATCACCCTTGCTTCACCACCCCATAGACCATGGGGGCCTGTAAGCCTTGGAGCCCCAaaagctgctggcagcttccCACCCATTCCCCCTCCATAGCACCCCACTCCTCCTCATTAACCCCCTTTTCAATTAGATGGTTCTGTGCTGTGACTCACATGGGTGGGCTTGGGGGGGTCCAGCAGCCTCACTCAGCCCCTGCTCTCCCCCAGAGcctgtcagcagcagcctggcccagTCTGTCATGTCCATGGCCTCCTCCCAGAGCCAGCACTCCCAGCTCAGCACTGACACCGTGTCCTCCATGTCTGGCTCCTACGTTGCTCCGGgcacagaggaggaagaagaggaggaaggggacaTGCTCCCCTCACCCGCGGCCGCCAGTGCCACAGCCTCTGATGGAGAGGTAGGGGCTGGGGGGCACACAGCTGATGGTGCCCATCACCCCCAGGTTCAACAgcttccctgtgggatggaACTTCTCCAaacccaccagcaccagccgCCTTCTTGTTGTTCCTTCCATCTTTCCCATCTTCTTCCCACAGTCAACCCCTGTGGAGTCCCCGGATCTAAACTTTGTCAGCATCTCAGCCGAGGAGCGTGACGCCGAGGTAACTgtgcctgggagctgtgctgccaccTGGCACCCTGAGGGGACTCCATTTGTGCCCTTGGATGGGGAAGCTGGCACCACcttcccctggggctgggctgggaaggggctgcccacACATCCGTGTTCCTgcggggctgccctggggatggatggatggatggatggatggatggatggatggatggatggatggatggacgggGCAGTGGGGTTGTCCCCTCTTCAGGATCATCTTCTCAGCCCATGGAAACCC of Apus apus isolate bApuApu2 chromosome 17, bApuApu2.pri.cur, whole genome shotgun sequence contains these proteins:
- the RNF157 gene encoding LOW QUALITY PROTEIN: E3 ubiquitin ligase RNF157 (The sequence of the model RefSeq protein was modified relative to this genomic sequence to represent the inferred CDS: deleted 1 base in 1 codon), which encodes MGALTSRQNAGVEEVDIPANSVYRYPPKSGSYFANHFIMGGEKFDSTHPEGYLFGENSDLNFLGNRPVVFPYAAPPPQEPVKTLRSLINIRKDTLRLVKCSEEVKTPGEEVSKAKVHYNVEFTFDTDARVAITIYYQASEEFHNGVASYIPRDNSLQSETVHYKQGVCQQFCVPSHTVDPSEWSEEELGFDLDREVYPMVVHAVVDEGEEHIGHCHVLLATFEKHSDGTFCVKPLKQKQVVDGVSYLLQEIYGIENKYNTQDSKVAEDEVSDNSAECVVCLSDVRDTLILPCRHLCLCNTCADTLRYQANNCPICRLPFRALLQIRAMRKKLGPLSPTSFNPIIASQTSDSEEHSSSEHIPPGYEVVSLLEALNGPLTPSPAALPLRALGDPPGVGTLPSYGSEGPLPPLRALSPLERLPDCGPPGLKLKKSISKSISQNSSILPEEEDEKSCMESELRVSRRRSLARHEEECGATPESENLTLSSSGAIDQSSCTGTPLSSTISSPEEPVSSSLAQSVMSMASSQSQHSQLSTDTVSSMSGSYVAPGTEEEEEEEGDMLPSPAAASATASDGESTPVESPDLNFVSISAEERDAEGNDVLEDEDASPTQEDGPRTGAFLGLRCDNNNDLGIAHVKALDNKLCSEACLPAAGPDSCPINIED